From Solanum lycopersicum chromosome 8, SLM_r2.1, the proteins below share one genomic window:
- the LOC138337957 gene encoding uncharacterized protein, which produces MRFGKRGKLSPRYIGPFEVLKRLGEMAYELALPPGLSGVHPVFHVSMLKRYHGDGNYIIRWDSVLLDENLSYLEEPVSILDREVRKLRSRDIASIKVQWKNRPVEEATWEKEANMQERYPQLFTDSGTPFRSCLFFLWSFEDERWVNWYLF; this is translated from the coding sequence atgcggtttggtaaaagaggtaagctaagcccaaggtatattggaccatttgaagtacttaagcgactAGGTGAgatggcttatgaattagccttgcctccaggattgtcaggagtgcatccggtgtttcatgtgtctatgttgaaaagataccatggggatggaaactacattatccgttgggattcagttttgcttgatgagaatttgtcctaTTTGGAGGAGCCTGtttctattttagatagagaagtccgcaaacTGAGGTCAAGGgatattgcatccatcaaagttcaatggaagaatcgaccagtcgaagaagccacttgggagaaggaggcaaatatgcaagaaagatacccacaactgtttacagattcaggtactccttttcgctcttGCCTTTTCTTCTTAtggtcattcgaggatgaacgatgggttAATTGGTATCTATTTTAA